The sequence GGCCATCGACTGGTATCGCAAGGCGGCCGAGCAGAATCAGGTGGACGCCCAAATGGAACTGGCCAACCGTTACTTCAGTGGCGCGGCCTTGCCACGTGATGATGTGCAGGCGGCCCACTGGTATCGGGAAGCGGCACGGCGCGGCGACATTGCCGCCCAGTATGTGCTGGGCAGCCTGTACGAGAAAGGTTATGGGGTGGAGGTTGACCTGCAGGAAGCGCTGAACTGGTATCAGGAAGCCGCCAATCAGGGCGACATTGCCGCCGTCAGCAAGGTACGGGAGCTGAGCGAGCGCCTCAAACTGACCCGCTGACCTCCATCAGGGCTGCTGCGGCTCCTGGTCCCGCAGCAAATGCTCCAGTGCCGCCCGCAGTGCCGGATAACGGAAGCGGTATCCCATGCTTTGCATGCGCCGTGGCAGCACTCGCTGCCCGGTGAGCAGCAAATCGGCCATCTCGCCCAATGCCAGCTTCAGCGGCCAGGCCGGCAGCGGTAGCCAGGCAGGCCGCCCCAGTACTTGCCCGGCGGTGCGGGCGAACTCGGCAT is a genomic window of Leeia aquatica containing:
- a CDS encoding tetratricopeptide repeat protein, whose protein sequence is MRRFFLLLFCLPCLSWAGSGNDAFNHGQSRLALQRYLQEAKAGNPTSQYNYGAMLVNGDGTRANPKTGGQWIRKAAEQGFAEAQYRLGWMLERGLGMKKDLPQAIDWYRKAAEQNQVDAQMELANRYFSGAALPRDDVQAAHWYREAARRGDIAAQYVLGSLYEKGYGVEVDLQEALNWYQEAANQGDIAAVSKVRELSERLKLTR